Proteins encoded together in one Cicer arietinum cultivar CDC Frontier isolate Library 1 chromosome 4, Cicar.CDCFrontier_v2.0, whole genome shotgun sequence window:
- the LOC101499790 gene encoding BEL1-like homeodomain protein 7, whose amino-acid sequence MYPNQAFSSGSYAEMMSANTLLPHNYNESVGGQNELKFISSIGDTMTMQPIDHSTSDPSRNSYASAEDSHVISRTQFGLVESDQNVQCQGLSLSLGTMMPSIASVPAFQYQYPGNGFSALLSAQIPNLKGSSSLKDDEAECMASLSSGGFHNTVKREGLYTIGLNEGQSDPCLHGSSSIPNNVLNSHYVKAAQELLDEIVNVRKALKQSGFEKQQSLRDTGLDGSKDSDGKSTSQSMQISSGPNGSNANNSSSELSPAERQLLLDKKTKLLSMLDEVDKRYRQYCHQMQIVVSSFDMVAGCGAAEPYTALALRTISRHFRCLRDAISGQIQATQRSLGEQEGIPRLRYVDQQLRQQKALQQLGVMRQAWRPQRGLPESSVSILRAWLFEHFLHPYPKDSEKIMLARQTGLTRNQVANWFINARVRLWKPMVEEMYKEEFGDSESSSNLLSENTPKAPRDDVQVSDNKREESQDKLVTVDGVQSSDHWTNVMDSRIEKMQGDQRFNMNNSPYSNAPISINQNADNCIMDSTPTTYDDLSELGNFAVGGHVSLALELRNSESDGFGVSNDDANKRRNQALASSPDTDLLDYHFADTGKQQHKFGNTHLLHEFVV is encoded by the exons ATGTATCCGAACCAAGCCTTTTCGTCGGGATCTTACGCCGAAATGATGTCTGCAAATACTTTGTTACCTCATAACTATAATGAATCTGTAGGAGGACAAAATGAGTTGAAGTTTATCTCATCTATCGGCGACACAATGACTATGCAGCCTATCGATCATTCGACGAGCGATCCATCGCGCAACTCGTATGCTAGTGCTGAAGATTCTCATGTTATTTCAAGGACACAATTTGGACTTGTTGAGAGTGACCAAAATGTACAATGTCAAGGTTTGTCTCTTAGTCTTGGGACAATGATGCCTTCTATTGCTTCTGTACCCGCCTTTCAATATCAGTATCCCGGCAACGGTTTCTCTGCGCTGTTGAGTGCTCAGATTCCAAATTTAAAGGGTTCTTCATCTCTTAAAGATGATGAGGCTGAGTGCATGGCATCTTTGTCGTCTGGAGGATTTCACAACACTGTCAAAAGGGAGGGTTTGTATACAATAGGCCTTAATGAAGGCCAATCTGATCCGTGCCTTCATGGATCATCAAGTATTCCGAACAATGTGCTTAACTCTCATTACGTTAAGGCGGCTCAGGAATTGCTTGATGAAATAGTTAATGTCCGAAAAGCGTTGAAACAATCTGGATTTGAAAAACAACAAAGTTTGCGTGACACTGGTTTGGACGGTTCCAAAGATTCTGATGGAAAATCGACCAGTCAATCTATGCAAATATCTTCCGGCCCTAATGGTTCTAATGCAAATAACTCTTCATCCGAGCTATCACCTGCGGAACGACAGCTTTTGTTGGACAAGAAAACAAAACTTTTGTCCATGTTGGATGAG GTAGACAAAAGATACCGACAATATTGCCATCAGATGCAAATTGTGGTGTCATCATTTGACATGGTTGCTGGATGTGGAGCAGCTGAACCATACACTGCTCTTGCTTTGCGAACAATTTCTCGTCACTTTCGCTGTTTGCGCGATGCTATCAGCGGCCAAATTCAAGCTACTCAAAGAAGCCTTGGAGAACAAGAGGGAATACCCCGTCTCCGCTATGTCGATCAACAACTTAGACAACAAAAAGCCCTTCAGCAGCTTGGTGTAATGAGACAAGCTTGGAGGCCTCAAAGGGGACTTCCTGAAAGCTCTGTTTCCATACTCCGTGCATGGCTCTTCGAGCATTTCCTTCATCC TTATCCAAAGGATTCAGAGAAAATTATGTTGGCAAGACAAACAGGCTTAACAAGAAACCAG GTGGcaaattggttcatcaatgcgAGGGTGCGTCTTTGGAAACCAATGGTCGAAGAAATGTACAAAGAAGAGTTCGGTGATTCTGAATCAAGCAGCAACCTCTTATCAGAAAACACGCCAAAAGCTCCAAGAGACGATGTTCAAGTGTCGGATAATAAAAGGGAAGAGTCGCAGGACAAGTTAGTAACTGTTGATGGTGTTCAAAGTAGTGATCATTGGACAAATGTCATGGACTCTAGAATTGAGAAAATGCAGGGTGACCAAAGGTTTAACATGAACAATAGTCCTTATTCAAATGCACCTATCTCAATCAACCAAAATGCTGATAACTGCATAATGGATTCTACTCCTACCACTTATGATGATTTATCAGAGTTGGGAAATTTTGCTGTTGGTGGCCATGTCTCACTTGCATTGGAGTTGAGGAACTCCGAAAGTGATGGATTTGGTGTGTCCAACGACGACGCCAATAAAAGACGCAACCAAGCATTGGCTTCTTCCCCGGATACTGATTTGCTAGATTATCATTTCGCAGACACAGGAAAGCAACAACACAAGTTCGGCAACACTCATTTATTACATGAGTTTGTTGTCTGA